One genomic segment of Candidatus Binatus sp. includes these proteins:
- a CDS encoding NAD-dependent epimerase/dehydratase family protein, with product MTDAIKMPNPGRLILVTGGAGFIGSNLVDALIAAGMRVRVIDNLATGRRDYLNPGAEWIDADIRDACSIKQAFDGVDTVFHVAALPRIPLSIAQPVETHMTNVVGTLNVLIAARDSKVRRVVYSGSSSVYGDQTAMPLRESMAPNPLNPYALQKYVGEQYTRMFHRLFAMQTLTLRYFNVYGPRMASEGAYVTVIAAFMHARREGRPLEIHGDGEQTRDFTHVSDVVNANLLAADCATADGRVINIGRGDNVSVNRIAAMFGGPVIHREGRAGDMRDTLADRSMAAEVLGWYPAVSIDAGLSDLLKSP from the coding sequence ATGACTGACGCTATCAAAATGCCCAATCCCGGTCGCCTGATACTCGTGACCGGCGGCGCCGGCTTCATCGGCTCGAACCTCGTCGATGCGTTGATTGCCGCGGGGATGCGCGTGCGGGTGATCGACAATCTCGCCACCGGCCGCCGCGACTATCTGAATCCCGGTGCCGAATGGATCGACGCCGACATCCGCGACGCGTGCTCGATCAAGCAGGCCTTCGACGGCGTCGATACGGTATTTCACGTCGCGGCGCTGCCGCGCATCCCGCTGTCGATCGCGCAACCGGTCGAGACCCATATGACGAACGTGGTGGGAACCTTGAACGTCCTGATCGCGGCGCGCGATTCGAAAGTTCGCCGCGTCGTCTATTCGGGCTCGTCGTCGGTTTATGGCGATCAAACGGCGATGCCGCTGCGCGAATCGATGGCGCCGAATCCGCTGAATCCCTACGCGCTGCAAAAGTACGTCGGGGAGCAGTACACGCGGATGTTTCACCGTTTGTTCGCGATGCAGACGCTCACGCTCCGATATTTTAACGTGTACGGACCGCGGATGGCGTCGGAGGGAGCGTACGTCACGGTGATCGCGGCTTTCATGCACGCGCGGCGCGAGGGCCGTCCGCTCGAGATTCACGGCGACGGCGAGCAAACGCGCGATTTCACTCACGTCAGCGACGTCGTCAATGCCAACCTGCTCGCGGCCGACTGCGCGACTGCCGATGGACGCGTGATCAATATCGGGCGCGGCGACAACGTGAGCGTAAATCGCATCGCCGCGATGTTCGGCGGGCCGGTGATCCATCGCGAGGGCCGCGCGGGCGACATGCGCGATACGCTGGCCGATCGCAGCATGGCCGCGGAAGTGCTCGGCTGGTATCCGGCGGTGTCGATCGATGCCGGTCTCTCCGATCTGCTGAAATCGCCGTAG
- the metH gene encoding methionine synthase, translated as MTTNLHRIKHLKELLAERILVLDGAFGTFVLGENLSAEDYGGVKLEGCNENVVRTRPDLIRRMHAGFLEVGADIIETASFGSTPIVLAEYGLQADAHELNRIAAMLAREEAERFSTPEKPRFVAGSMGPTTKSISITGGVTFEQMCDAYRIQAEGLIEGGVDVLLVETVNDTLNCKAALVGIEKAIAKTGSAVGVAVSGTIETMGTLLAGQDIDAFYSSLAHRDLLWMGLNCATGPDFMTDHLRTLSEISRFYVACVPNAGLPDEEGHYNETPEMLARKIGRFAENGWVNLVGGCCGTTSEHIRLLVQAVEGRRPRERSTLRRSVVSGIETLVIDADTRPVIVGERTNVLGSRKFKRLIADGKFEEASEVGRVQVRRGAHILDVCLQDPDRDEMADVTRFLEIEVKKVKVPLMIDSTDHLVIEESLKRTQGKSLINSINLEDGEERFQKVVPLARRYGAALVVGCIDDDKQQAQAVTRARKLEVALRSHKLLTEKYGVEPEDIVFDPLVFPVGTGDKNYIGSGVETIEGIRLIKQALPQCKTILGISNVSFGLPEAGREVLNAVMLYHCVQAGLDLAIVNSEKLQRYPSIPEEERRLAEDLIWWRGDDAIAAFAAYFRARKSAVSAEDRKSMPLDGRLGRYILEGSRDGLYEDLDEALTTRGALEIINGPLMAGMDEVGRLFNANQMIVAEVLQSAEAMKAAVAYLEPHMKTSESANKGKIILATVKGDVHDIGKNLVEIILGNNGYKIVNLGIKVPPEELIRAFREHQPDAIGLSGLLVKSAQMMVITAQDLKTAGIDCPILVGGAALSNRFTRLKIAPEYDGLVAYANDAMSGLDLANQIMDYERRESLKHVLAEQSRKIVESAPKVVDASPEAASRRATVRRDIEIPKPPDLKIHVLRDYDLGEILRYVNPAMLYSRHLGLKNAEQALASGDPKALELRAVVESVTETMLGRKDITANAIYKFFPAQSDGDRSVMIYSADGNTVLESFTFGRQSDAPHLCLADYVAPRGSGQTDYLCMYITTVGAGVRALAEQWKNDGEYLRSHVLQVLALEGAEAFAELLHMKIRQMWGFSDPPGLTKKDLFRGHYHGKRFSFGYPACPRLEDQEQLFRLLEVDKNGLGVKLTEGFMMDPESAVSAVVFHHPEAKYFSLSPSDIERLEREFDDPSRKLAAS; from the coding sequence ATGACCACCAACTTACACCGGATCAAGCATCTCAAAGAATTGCTCGCCGAGCGAATCCTGGTACTCGACGGCGCATTTGGCACTTTCGTTCTGGGCGAGAACCTGTCGGCCGAGGATTACGGCGGGGTCAAACTTGAAGGATGCAATGAGAACGTCGTTCGCACTCGGCCGGATTTGATCCGCCGGATGCACGCCGGCTTCCTCGAGGTCGGCGCCGACATTATCGAGACCGCGAGCTTCGGCTCGACGCCGATCGTGCTCGCCGAGTATGGACTGCAGGCCGATGCGCATGAGCTGAATCGAATCGCGGCGATGCTCGCGCGTGAAGAGGCCGAGCGCTTCAGCACGCCGGAGAAGCCGCGCTTCGTCGCGGGCTCGATGGGCCCGACCACCAAGAGCATCTCGATCACAGGCGGCGTGACCTTCGAGCAGATGTGCGACGCGTATCGAATCCAGGCCGAGGGGCTGATCGAGGGCGGCGTCGATGTGCTCCTGGTCGAGACAGTCAACGACACGCTGAACTGCAAGGCGGCGCTGGTCGGAATCGAGAAGGCGATCGCCAAGACTGGCAGCGCCGTTGGCGTGGCGGTCTCGGGCACGATCGAAACGATGGGGACGCTGCTGGCGGGGCAGGATATCGACGCGTTCTATTCGTCGCTGGCTCATCGCGATCTTCTGTGGATGGGCCTCAACTGCGCGACCGGTCCCGACTTCATGACCGATCATCTGCGCACGCTGTCTGAGATATCGCGCTTTTACGTGGCGTGCGTACCGAACGCCGGCCTCCCCGACGAAGAAGGGCACTACAATGAGACGCCCGAGATGCTCGCGCGGAAGATTGGGCGATTCGCCGAGAACGGCTGGGTGAACCTGGTCGGCGGATGCTGCGGCACCACGTCCGAGCATATCCGGCTGCTGGTGCAGGCGGTCGAGGGACGGCGTCCGCGCGAGCGCTCGACGCTCAGGCGGTCGGTAGTGTCGGGAATCGAGACGCTGGTAATCGACGCGGATACGCGGCCGGTAATCGTCGGCGAGCGGACCAACGTGCTCGGCAGCCGCAAATTCAAGCGGCTGATCGCCGACGGCAAGTTCGAGGAGGCGTCGGAGGTGGGCCGGGTGCAGGTGCGCCGCGGCGCACACATCCTCGACGTCTGCCTGCAGGATCCCGATCGCGACGAGATGGCCGATGTCACGCGGTTCCTCGAGATCGAAGTGAAGAAAGTGAAAGTACCGCTAATGATCGATTCGACCGATCATCTGGTGATCGAAGAATCGCTCAAGCGGACGCAGGGCAAATCGCTGATCAACTCGATCAATCTCGAGGACGGCGAGGAGCGGTTTCAGAAAGTAGTGCCGCTCGCGCGGCGATACGGCGCCGCGCTGGTGGTCGGATGTATCGACGACGACAAGCAGCAGGCGCAGGCCGTCACGCGCGCGCGCAAGCTCGAAGTCGCGCTGCGGTCGCATAAGCTGCTGACCGAGAAATACGGCGTCGAGCCGGAAGATATCGTGTTCGATCCGCTGGTCTTCCCGGTCGGCACCGGCGACAAGAATTACATCGGCTCGGGCGTCGAGACGATCGAAGGCATCCGGCTGATCAAGCAAGCGCTGCCGCAATGCAAAACGATCCTCGGCATCTCGAACGTGTCGTTTGGGCTCCCGGAAGCGGGACGCGAAGTGCTGAACGCCGTGATGCTCTATCATTGCGTGCAGGCGGGGCTCGATCTCGCGATCGTCAATTCGGAAAAATTGCAGCGCTATCCCTCGATTCCAGAAGAGGAGCGCCGCCTCGCCGAGGATTTGATCTGGTGGCGCGGCGACGATGCGATTGCGGCGTTTGCGGCGTACTTTCGCGCGCGCAAGAGTGCAGTCAGCGCGGAGGATCGCAAGTCGATGCCGCTCGACGGACGGCTCGGCCGCTACATCCTGGAAGGTTCGAGGGACGGGCTGTACGAGGACCTCGATGAGGCGCTGACGACGCGCGGAGCGCTCGAGATCATCAACGGGCCGTTGATGGCGGGGATGGACGAAGTCGGGCGCCTGTTCAACGCCAATCAAATGATCGTGGCGGAGGTGCTGCAATCGGCCGAGGCGATGAAGGCCGCGGTCGCGTATCTCGAGCCGCACATGAAGACCTCGGAGAGTGCGAACAAGGGCAAGATCATTCTCGCGACGGTCAAGGGCGACGTTCACGATATCGGCAAGAATTTGGTCGAGATCATCCTCGGCAACAACGGCTACAAGATCGTGAATCTCGGGATCAAGGTTCCGCCGGAGGAACTGATTAGGGCATTTCGCGAGCATCAGCCGGACGCGATCGGTCTTTCCGGGCTGCTCGTCAAATCGGCGCAGATGATGGTGATCACGGCGCAGGATTTGAAGACGGCGGGTATCGATTGTCCGATCCTGGTGGGCGGCGCCGCGCTCTCGAATCGATTCACTCGGCTAAAAATCGCGCCTGAGTATGACGGGCTGGTGGCGTACGCGAATGACGCGATGTCGGGGCTGGACCTCGCGAATCAGATCATGGATTACGAGCGGCGCGAGTCGCTGAAACACGTGCTCGCGGAGCAATCGAGAAAAATCGTCGAGAGCGCGCCGAAGGTCGTGGACGCGTCGCCCGAGGCGGCGTCGCGCAGGGCAACCGTGCGGCGCGATATCGAGATTCCGAAACCGCCTGATCTCAAAATTCACGTACTGCGGGACTACGACCTCGGCGAGATCCTGCGCTACGTGAATCCGGCGATGCTCTACAGCCGGCATCTGGGGCTGAAAAACGCGGAGCAGGCGCTCGCGAGCGGCGATCCGAAAGCGCTCGAGTTGCGCGCGGTGGTCGAATCGGTCACGGAAACGATGCTCGGTCGCAAAGACATCACGGCCAACGCGATCTACAAATTTTTTCCGGCCCAATCCGACGGCGATCGCTCCGTGATGATCTATTCGGCCGACGGCAACACGGTGCTCGAATCGTTTACGTTCGGCCGGCAAAGCGATGCGCCGCATCTGTGTCTGGCGGATTACGTCGCGCCGCGCGGCTCCGGCCAGACGGACTACCTCTGCATGTACATCACGACGGTCGGCGCCGGCGTGCGCGCGCTGGCCGAGCAATGGAAGAACGACGGCGAATATCTGCGCTCGCATGTCCTCCAGGTGCTCGCGCTCGAGGGTGCGGAGGCATTCGCAGAGCTGCTGCACATGAAGATTCGGCAGATGTGGGGATTCAGCGATCCGCCGGGGCTCACGAAGAAGGATCTGTTCCGGGGGCACTATCACGGCAAGCGGTTTTCGTTCGGCTATCCGGCCTGCCCGCGACTCGAAGATCAGGAACAATTATTCCGGCTGCTCGAAGTGGACAAGAACGGACTTGGCGTGAAGCTGACGGAAGGATTCATGATGGATCCTGAAAGCGCGGTGAGCGCCGTCGTGTTCCATCATCCGGAGGCGAAGTACTTCAGCCTCTCGCCGAGCGATATCGAGCGGCTGGAGCGCGAGTTCGACGATCCGTCGCGCAAGCTCGCGGCGAGCTAA
- a CDS encoding ABC transporter permease — protein sequence MALKLFIMALRNLWRQPRRTILTGLTFAVAVFIFTVLIAVPASMDLIAEDASRGIRLIVTERNNNSLPVKYCAAIRKIPHVLGCSPQIQWTGIYRDLRDPITTTGITNDIYTVTGSSDYSPPPAIAKQLANDRRGALIGSVLMREHHWKIGQPITLRNPSDGKMTLTFIPMAELPTIYLSRIFFFNRQLLDDAVKNAYGENIQNVAGFMSVRVDRAENLGLVANQIDENFHNSEAETQSVTESDTLANYVSAIGDVRTIIYSLCIVVLLTMLLIAANSMAMMVRDRVGEVAVMRAIGFTQVHAASLMLCEAAMIGVSGAAIGAALALWYFGAGMTLGALTGALGYVAVRPETAIEAILIAFIVSLAAAIVPVINAARIAPALAFRKVV from the coding sequence ATGGCGCTGAAGCTGTTCATCATGGCGCTCAGAAATCTGTGGCGGCAGCCGCGTCGCACGATCCTGACCGGGCTGACATTCGCGGTCGCAGTATTCATCTTCACGGTGCTCATCGCGGTGCCGGCCTCGATGGATCTGATCGCCGAGGATGCGTCCCGCGGGATACGGCTGATTGTGACCGAGCGCAATAACAACTCGCTGCCGGTAAAATATTGCGCCGCGATCAGGAAGATACCGCACGTTCTCGGTTGCTCGCCGCAAATCCAGTGGACGGGTATCTATCGCGATCTGCGCGATCCGATCACGACGACCGGAATCACCAACGACATTTACACGGTCACCGGCAGCAGCGATTACTCCCCGCCCCCCGCGATCGCGAAGCAGCTTGCGAACGATCGGCGCGGCGCTTTGATCGGCAGCGTCCTGATGCGGGAGCATCATTGGAAAATCGGCCAGCCAATCACGCTCAGGAATCCATCGGACGGGAAGATGACGCTGACCTTTATTCCGATGGCTGAGCTGCCGACGATCTACCTGTCGCGGATTTTTTTCTTCAATCGCCAGTTGCTCGATGACGCGGTGAAAAATGCCTACGGCGAGAATATCCAGAATGTCGCGGGCTTCATGTCGGTGCGCGTCGATCGCGCCGAGAATTTGGGGCTGGTGGCGAATCAGATCGATGAGAACTTTCACAACTCGGAGGCCGAGACTCAATCCGTCACCGAGTCGGACACGCTCGCGAACTATGTATCGGCAATCGGCGACGTGCGGACGATCATCTATAGCCTCTGCATCGTCGTGTTGCTGACGATGCTGCTAATCGCGGCGAACTCGATGGCGATGATGGTGCGCGATCGCGTCGGCGAAGTTGCGGTGATGCGCGCGATTGGATTCACGCAGGTCCATGCCGCATCGCTGATGCTATGCGAAGCGGCGATGATCGGCGTGAGTGGCGCGGCGATCGGTGCGGCGCTCGCGCTCTGGTACTTCGGCGCCGGCATGACGCTGGGTGCGCTGACAGGCGCGCTTGGTTACGTAGCGGTGCGGCCGGAGACTGCGATCGAGGCGATACTGATCGCGTTCATCGTCAGTCTCGCGGCGGCGATCGTGCCGGTGATCAACGCGGCGCGGATCGCGCCGGCGCTGGCCTTCCGCAAAGTGGTCTGA
- a CDS encoding ABC transporter permease, protein MIPIRYNLRSVVQRRATSLMTILGVALVAMIFVILFGFIGGLQRTLLNAGGAENWIVTRRAAPDETSSYISHEQMEILRVRPEIAQSSTGAALMSPEIFAGVNISPNKRVKEFALLRGVAPIAYQVHRNMRLVEGRWPKRGDGEWVIGQKLRARNPTLAAGTNFHFGRRTWNIVGTFADNDSARESEIWTDGEDLRVNFQNRDQGANSIHVVLKPASSDSFQQALKSDGRMPLDAITETDYYAAQSKVANQLRSLGLIVALALAIGAIFGGMNTMYTAVARRQREIGVLRAVGFTRRDILGSFVIESAILGIAGGVVGSVLAIIVARATGLNSRLMNVGITYFSYHASAGAIFAGMIAAIAIGVVGGLMPAWRAARIGVIESLRGV, encoded by the coding sequence GTGATTCCGATTCGGTACAATCTGCGGAGCGTGGTCCAGCGGCGGGCGACGTCGCTGATGACGATTCTCGGCGTCGCGCTGGTGGCGATGATCTTCGTCATCCTGTTCGGCTTTATCGGCGGCTTGCAGCGGACGCTGCTCAACGCAGGCGGCGCGGAGAATTGGATCGTAACCAGACGCGCCGCTCCCGACGAAACCTCGAGTTACATCTCACACGAGCAGATGGAAATTCTGCGCGTGCGTCCCGAGATTGCGCAAAGCAGCACTGGAGCAGCGCTGATGTCCCCCGAAATTTTCGCCGGCGTGAATATCAGCCCCAACAAGCGGGTGAAGGAATTCGCGTTGCTGCGCGGCGTCGCGCCGATTGCCTACCAGGTGCATCGCAACATGCGGCTTGTCGAGGGGCGATGGCCTAAGCGCGGCGATGGCGAGTGGGTGATCGGACAGAAACTGCGCGCGCGAAATCCGACGCTCGCGGCGGGCACGAATTTTCATTTTGGGCGGCGCACCTGGAATATCGTCGGCACGTTCGCGGACAACGATAGCGCCCGCGAATCGGAAATCTGGACCGACGGCGAAGATCTGCGCGTCAATTTCCAGAACCGGGACCAGGGCGCCAACTCGATTCATGTCGTGCTGAAGCCGGCGAGCAGCGATTCCTTCCAGCAGGCGCTGAAGAGCGACGGGCGGATGCCGCTCGATGCGATCACCGAAACCGATTACTACGCGGCGCAATCCAAAGTAGCTAATCAACTGAGGTCGCTCGGACTGATCGTCGCGCTCGCACTGGCTATTGGCGCAATCTTCGGCGGCATGAACACGATGTACACCGCGGTCGCGCGCCGCCAGCGCGAAATCGGCGTGCTGAGGGCCGTCGGCTTCACCCGCCGCGACATCCTCGGCAGCTTCGTGATCGAGAGCGCGATCCTGGGAATTGCCGGCGGCGTCGTTGGCAGCGTGCTGGCGATCATCGTCGCGCGCGCGACCGGATTGAACAGCCGACTGATGAACGTGGGCATCACGTATTTCTCGTATCACGCTTCGGCCGGCGCGATTTTCGCCGGCATGATCGCCGCGATTGCGATTGGCGTCGTGGGCGGCCTGATGCCGGCGTGGCGGGCCGCACGAATCGGCGTGATCGAATCGCTCCGAGGTGTCTGA
- a CDS encoding ABC transporter permease codes for MLKLFKLIERNMRRNLARTILTMLTIALATFIYTILICVPASMDKVVNDASGTLRLIINNKTAPWQDLPARYCDDIIKMPGAAACVGITGWFATWRSPSEPVFCAAAGPEISAVFPDYEMTDEQRIATRKERRSAIVGEVLMRKYGWKIGQQVTLRGTDADHMEMTFIIMGLMKSKRYPNTFLIRRDYLMEARKAHGGYDEDIAWNIIVRADSAEALAPLAKQIDERFANSDYETRTSTESDALASGLSALGNVRGIIFALCAVVILTVLLIAANSTAMMVRDRIGEVAIMRALGFPRSSVASLLFGECAILGLAGGLLGAIPALWMFSGGVTLGAVLSGNGALWVTPRQALSAVIAALLVSIGSGLIPIAAAIRIPPAMAFRKVV; via the coding sequence ATGCTGAAGTTATTCAAATTGATCGAGCGCAACATGCGCCGCAATCTCGCGCGAACGATCCTCACCATGCTGACGATCGCGCTCGCCACCTTTATCTACACGATCCTGATTTGCGTTCCCGCGTCGATGGACAAGGTGGTCAATGACGCGTCGGGCACGCTGCGATTGATCATCAATAACAAGACTGCGCCGTGGCAGGATCTGCCGGCGCGCTATTGCGACGACATCATCAAGATGCCGGGCGCGGCGGCGTGCGTCGGAATCACCGGATGGTTCGCGACCTGGCGAAGCCCGAGCGAGCCGGTTTTCTGCGCCGCGGCGGGTCCCGAAATTTCGGCGGTGTTTCCCGACTACGAGATGACGGACGAACAGCGAATCGCGACGCGCAAGGAGCGGCGCTCGGCGATCGTCGGCGAAGTCCTGATGCGCAAATACGGCTGGAAGATCGGCCAGCAGGTGACGCTGCGCGGGACCGACGCCGATCACATGGAGATGACTTTCATCATCATGGGACTGATGAAGTCCAAGCGGTACCCGAACACGTTTTTGATTCGCCGCGACTACCTGATGGAAGCGCGCAAGGCGCACGGCGGCTACGACGAGGATATCGCGTGGAATATCATCGTGCGCGCCGACAGCGCGGAAGCATTGGCGCCGCTCGCCAAACAAATCGATGAACGCTTCGCGAATTCCGACTACGAGACGCGCACCTCGACCGAGAGCGATGCACTCGCGTCGGGCCTGTCGGCGCTGGGCAACGTGCGCGGGATCATCTTTGCGCTGTGCGCGGTGGTGATCCTGACGGTGCTGCTGATCGCGGCGAATTCGACCGCGATGATGGTGCGCGATCGTATCGGCGAGGTCGCGATCATGCGCGCGCTGGGATTTCCGCGGAGCAGCGTCGCGAGCCTGCTGTTCGGCGAGTGCGCGATTCTCGGCCTGGCCGGCGGCCTGCTTGGCGCGATCCCGGCGCTGTGGATGTTCTCGGGCGGCGTGACTTTAGGCGCGGTGCTCAGCGGCAACGGCGCGCTCTGGGTGACACCGCGGCAAGCATTGAGCGCGGTGATCGCGGCGCTGCTGGTGAGTATCGGCAGCGGACTGATACCGATCGCGGCGGCGATCAGGATTCCGCCGGCGATGGCGTTCCGCAAAGTGGTCTGA
- a CDS encoding ABC transporter permease produces MAGEALTVIPIRYNLRSLMVRRTTSAMTALVVMILFILSGFVAGLRQTVLKSAVPDTWIVLSRGTATEPDSYLTLDQYKIIKSRAQIATNAKGQPLVSPEMVTGFNPAPEEPASKVIFTHLRGVYPIAYEVHRGMKLESGRWPTGGTAEMVVGRKLAARFPNLAVGSNFRFGKRDWKIVGTFSDRDSARESEVLTDLDLLTQDFHMGHGFNLLHVILKPGTEEAFKSSLTTDARVRVDVVSEHEFYTRQTDFVDQLRALGLAVAIILAIRSIFGAMNTMYAAVTRRTGEIGVLRALGFNRFNVLISFVSESILLGIAGAIVGEILGIVVATATGLSSDLMNVGSFIFRFQMTPGAFVAGLVAGALIGALGGLLPAWRASRVGVIDSLRAV; encoded by the coding sequence GTGGCCGGGGAGGCTCTGACGGTGATCCCGATTCGCTACAACTTGCGGAGCCTGATGGTGCGGAGAACCACGTCGGCGATGACCGCGCTGGTGGTGATGATCCTGTTCATCCTGTCGGGCTTCGTCGCGGGCCTCAGGCAGACCGTGCTTAAAAGCGCGGTGCCGGATACGTGGATCGTGCTGAGCCGCGGCACGGCGACCGAACCCGACAGCTATCTCACGCTCGATCAGTACAAGATCATCAAGAGCCGCGCGCAGATCGCGACCAACGCCAAGGGGCAGCCGCTGGTCTCGCCGGAAATGGTGACGGGCTTCAATCCGGCGCCCGAGGAGCCGGCCTCGAAGGTGATTTTTACGCATCTGCGCGGCGTCTATCCGATCGCATACGAGGTTCATCGCGGGATGAAGCTCGAGAGCGGGCGCTGGCCGACCGGCGGCACGGCGGAGATGGTGGTCGGGCGCAAACTGGCGGCGCGATTTCCGAATCTCGCGGTCGGTAGCAACTTTCGCTTCGGCAAGCGCGACTGGAAAATTGTCGGCACTTTTTCGGACCGCGACAGCGCCCGCGAATCCGAAGTGCTGACCGATCTCGATTTGCTGACGCAGGATTTTCACATGGGCCACGGCTTCAATTTGCTGCACGTGATTCTGAAGCCGGGCACGGAAGAGGCGTTCAAGAGTTCGCTGACGACTGACGCGCGCGTGCGGGTTGACGTGGTGTCCGAGCACGAGTTCTACACGCGCCAGACTGACTTCGTCGATCAGTTGCGCGCGCTCGGACTCGCGGTCGCGATCATCCTCGCGATCAGATCGATCTTCGGCGCGATGAACACGATGTATGCCGCAGTGACGCGGCGCACCGGCGAGATCGGTGTGCTGCGGGCGCTCGGATTCAATCGCTTCAACGTGCTGATTTCGTTCGTCAGCGAGAGCATCCTGCTCGGAATTGCTGGCGCGATCGTCGGCGAAATTCTCGGCATCGTGGTGGCGACCGCGACGGGGCTCAGCAGTGATTTGATGAACGTCGGATCGTTTATTTTCAGGTTCCAGATGACGCCGGGCGCTTTCGTGGCCGGTCTGGTCGCGGGCGCGCTGATCGGCGCTCTCGGCGGATTGCTGCCGGCGTGGCGCGCCTCGCGAGTCGGCGTGATCGATTCGCTGCGCGCGGTCTGA
- a CDS encoding bacterioferritin, whose translation MADFLTDVKTIRERARAHIEAGAVTEGYKADRKKVLAVLNEVLATELVCVLRYKRHYYTAQGINADAAKREFLQHANEEQQHADWVAERITQLDGAPNFNPEGLATRSHAQYVEGQNLTEMIKEDLVAERIAIETYSEIIRWLGNDDPTTRILIEQINKAEEEHANDMADLLKKMF comes from the coding sequence ATGGCAGATTTCTTGACCGATGTAAAAACGATTCGCGAACGCGCGCGCGCGCATATCGAAGCAGGCGCCGTCACCGAAGGATACAAGGCTGACCGCAAGAAAGTGCTGGCGGTCCTCAATGAAGTGCTCGCGACGGAACTGGTTTGCGTGCTGCGCTACAAACGCCACTACTACACGGCCCAGGGCATCAACGCCGACGCCGCGAAGAGGGAATTTCTGCAGCATGCGAACGAAGAGCAGCAGCATGCGGATTGGGTGGCGGAACGAATCACGCAGCTTGACGGCGCACCGAACTTCAATCCCGAGGGCCTCGCGACGCGGAGCCACGCGCAATACGTTGAGGGCCAGAACCTGACCGAGATGATCAAGGAGGACCTGGTCGCCGAGCGAATCGCGATCGAGACCTACTCAGAGATCATCCGATGGCTCGGCAATGACGATCCGACCACGCGAATCCTGATCGAGCAGATCAACAAGGCCGAAGAAGAGCACGCGAACGACATGGCCGATCTGCTGAAGAAGATGTTCTGA